From the genome of Halomonas sp. 1513, one region includes:
- a CDS encoding pyruvate kinase codes for MSIDLPAIRRTKIVATLGPASDRDGVLEAMLEAGVDVVRLNFSHGSADDHRRRLARVREIAARLGKSVAALGDLQGPKIRIARFADGAVTLDEGAPFILDMALDSDAGDASRVGCDYKTLAADVAVGDRLLLDDGRLVLEVSAIQGDEVHTTVVVGGKLSNNKGINKQGGGLSAAALTDKDKADLETAIDIGVDYLAVSFPRSAADMQEARRLLGEAGKEIGLVAKVERAEAVADEATLDGIILASEAVMVARGDLGVEIGDAQLIGVQKRMIKRARSLNRAVITATQMMESMIDSPLPTRAEVFDVANAVLDGTDAVMLSAETAAGDYPVETVEAMHRLCLGAERERTAQESGHRIHEGFTQVDETIALSAMYAANHLEGVAAIACMTATGYTPLIASRIRSGLPIVGLAHSATAQRRMALYRGVVSLPFDTADMDPTELNRQAMAILKDHGIAEAGQLMILTRGDHMNAHGGTNTLKILEVR; via the coding sequence ATGAGTATCGACCTGCCTGCCATCCGCCGCACCAAGATCGTCGCCACCCTGGGCCCGGCCAGCGACCGCGACGGCGTCCTCGAAGCCATGCTCGAGGCCGGCGTCGACGTGGTGCGCCTCAACTTCTCCCACGGCAGTGCCGACGACCACCGCCGCCGCCTGGCCCGGGTCCGCGAGATCGCCGCGCGCCTCGGCAAGAGCGTCGCCGCCCTCGGCGACCTGCAGGGCCCCAAGATCCGCATCGCACGCTTTGCCGACGGCGCCGTGACCCTCGACGAGGGCGCCCCCTTCATCCTCGACATGGCGCTGGACAGCGACGCCGGTGACGCCTCCCGGGTCGGCTGCGACTACAAGACCCTGGCCGCCGACGTCGCCGTCGGCGACCGCCTGCTGCTCGATGACGGTCGCCTGGTGCTCGAGGTCAGCGCCATCCAGGGCGACGAGGTCCACACCACGGTGGTGGTCGGCGGCAAGCTGTCCAACAACAAGGGCATCAACAAGCAGGGCGGCGGCCTCTCCGCCGCCGCCCTCACCGACAAGGACAAGGCCGACCTCGAGACCGCCATCGACATCGGCGTCGACTACCTGGCGGTCTCCTTCCCGCGCTCCGCCGCCGATATGCAGGAAGCGCGCCGCCTGCTCGGCGAGGCCGGCAAGGAGATCGGCCTGGTGGCCAAGGTCGAGCGCGCCGAGGCGGTGGCCGACGAGGCCACCCTCGACGGCATCATCCTCGCCTCCGAGGCGGTGATGGTGGCCCGCGGCGACCTCGGCGTGGAGATCGGCGACGCCCAGCTGATCGGCGTGCAGAAGCGCATGATCAAGCGCGCCCGCAGCCTCAACCGCGCGGTGATCACCGCCACCCAGATGATGGAGTCGATGATCGACTCGCCGCTGCCGACCCGCGCCGAGGTGTTCGACGTCGCCAACGCGGTGCTCGACGGCACCGACGCGGTGATGCTCTCCGCCGAGACCGCCGCCGGCGACTACCCGGTGGAGACCGTCGAGGCGATGCACCGGCTGTGCCTGGGCGCCGAGCGCGAGCGCACCGCCCAGGAGTCGGGCCACCGCATCCACGAAGGCTTCACCCAGGTCGACGAGACCATCGCGCTGTCGGCGATGTACGCCGCCAATCACCTCGAGGGCGTGGCCGCCATCGCCTGCATGACCGCCACCGGCTATACGCCGCTGATCGCCTCGCGGATCCGCTCGGGACTGCCGATCGTCGGCCTGGCTCACAGCGCCACCGCCCAGCGGCGCATGGCGCTGTATCGCGGCGTGGTCTCGCTGCCCTTCGACACCGCCGACATGGACCCCACCGAGCTCAACCGTCAGGCCATGGCGATTCTCAAGGACCACGGCATCGCCGAGGCCGGCCAACTGATGATCCTGACCCGCGGCGACCACATGAACGCCCACGGCGGAACCAACACCCTGAAGATTCTCGAGGTGCGCTGA
- a CDS encoding amino acid deaminase translates to MARAWCCDKGTLEGGDALLADVSLPAAVIHEAPLAHNLAWMQRFADAHGARLAPHGKTSMAPALFQRQREAGAWGITLATAAQCRAAFAHGTTRLLMANQLVGEANMAIIADLLEAGADVYCVVDGVANVRHLGRYFAARGLRLKVLIELGIEGGRCGCRDHDQVLALGEAIDVEPALVLAGLEGYEGVVHGDDPESAVRAYAWQLVEAARALDHDGLIEAATPIITASGSAWYDLIAAAFRDARLDGRIISVLRPGCYVVHDHGLYREAQRGVLARRPELQQGLEPALEVFAQIQSLPEPGLAIAALGKRDIAADQLPLALRRYREGGSPDEPLSVDGWRVTKLMDQHAFIHLPDPIDDDVRIGDIVAFGASHPCLTFDKWRQLLLVDDRLRVREILPTLF, encoded by the coding sequence ATGGCGCGCGCATGGTGCTGTGACAAGGGCACGCTGGAGGGCGGCGATGCGCTGCTGGCGGACGTCAGCTTGCCGGCGGCGGTGATCCACGAGGCGCCGCTGGCGCACAATCTGGCCTGGATGCAGCGCTTTGCCGACGCCCACGGCGCGCGACTGGCGCCGCATGGCAAGACCAGCATGGCGCCGGCGCTGTTCCAGCGCCAGCGAGAAGCCGGCGCCTGGGGCATCACCCTGGCCACGGCGGCGCAGTGCCGGGCGGCCTTCGCCCACGGCACCACGCGCCTGCTGATGGCCAATCAGCTGGTGGGCGAGGCCAACATGGCGATCATCGCCGACCTGCTCGAGGCCGGCGCCGACGTCTACTGCGTGGTCGATGGCGTCGCCAATGTCCGTCACTTGGGGCGCTACTTCGCCGCCCGTGGCCTGCGACTCAAGGTGCTGATCGAACTCGGCATCGAGGGCGGCCGCTGCGGCTGCCGCGATCACGACCAGGTGCTGGCGCTGGGCGAGGCGATCGATGTCGAGCCGGCGCTAGTGCTGGCTGGCCTGGAGGGCTATGAAGGCGTGGTGCATGGCGACGACCCGGAAAGCGCCGTGCGCGCCTACGCCTGGCAGCTGGTGGAGGCCGCCCGAGCACTCGACCACGACGGCTTGATCGAAGCCGCAACGCCGATCATTACGGCCTCCGGCTCGGCTTGGTATGACCTGATCGCTGCCGCCTTCCGCGATGCACGCCTCGATGGGCGCATTATCTCGGTGCTGCGCCCCGGCTGCTATGTGGTCCACGACCACGGCCTCTACCGCGAGGCTCAGCGCGGCGTGCTGGCGCGACGCCCCGAGCTGCAGCAGGGCCTCGAACCGGCGCTGGAGGTGTTCGCCCAGATACAGTCGCTACCCGAGCCGGGGCTGGCCATCGCCGCCCTCGGCAAGCGCGATATCGCCGCCGACCAGCTGCCGCTGGCGCTGCGCCGCTATCGCGAGGGCGGCAGCCCGGACGAGCCGCTCTCGGTCGACGGCTGGCGGGTCACCAAGCTGATGGACCAGCACGCCTTCATCCATCTGCCCGACCCGATCGACGACGACGTGCGCATCGGCGATATCGTCGCCTTCGGTGCCTCCCACCCCTGCCTGACCTTCGACAAGTGGCGCCAGCTGCTGCTGGTCGACGACCGGCTGCGCGTGCGTGAGATCCTGCCGACGCTGTTTTGA
- a CDS encoding twin arginine-targeting protein translocase TatC, translating to MSDDASRDKQRNQHNEASQAPLIEHLIELRSRLMRSVVVILVIFLGLYAFANDIYTFVAQPLMDMLPEGSQMIATEVASPFLAPFKLTLVVAVFIAVPFVLHQAWAFIAPGLYDNEKSLAIPILASSVALFYAGAAFAYYVVFPLLFQFFTQTGPENVAVMTDINAYLNFVLKLFFAFGVAFEIPIATFLLIFSGATSVESLSKKRPYIFLGCFVVGMLLTPPDIISQSLLAIPMYLLYEIGLLFGKLMKRKKVSEKAYGDGEQSI from the coding sequence ATGAGCGACGACGCCTCTCGAGACAAGCAGCGCAACCAGCACAATGAAGCGTCCCAGGCCCCCTTGATCGAGCACCTCATCGAGCTGCGCTCGCGGCTGATGCGCTCGGTGGTGGTGATCCTGGTGATCTTCCTCGGCCTCTACGCCTTCGCCAACGATATCTATACCTTCGTTGCGCAGCCGCTGATGGACATGCTGCCGGAAGGCTCGCAGATGATCGCCACCGAGGTCGCCTCGCCGTTCCTGGCGCCCTTCAAGCTGACCCTGGTGGTGGCAGTGTTCATCGCCGTGCCCTTCGTACTGCACCAGGCCTGGGCGTTCATCGCGCCGGGCCTCTACGACAACGAGAAGAGCCTGGCGATTCCGATCCTCGCCTCCAGCGTGGCGCTGTTCTATGCCGGCGCGGCATTTGCCTACTACGTGGTGTTCCCGCTGCTGTTCCAGTTCTTCACCCAGACCGGGCCGGAGAACGTAGCGGTAATGACCGACATCAACGCCTATCTCAACTTCGTGCTCAAGCTGTTCTTCGCCTTCGGCGTGGCCTTCGAGATCCCCATCGCCACCTTCCTGCTGATCTTCTCCGGCGCCACCAGCGTAGAGAGCCTGTCCAAGAAGCGCCCCTACATCTTCCTCGGCTGCTTCGTCGTCGGCATGCTGCTGACACCGCCGGATATCATCTCCCAAAGTCTACTGGCGATACCTATGTATTTACTTTACGAAATAGGTTTGCTGTTCGGGAAACTCATGAAGCGAAAAAAAGTTTCCGAAAAAGCTTATGGCGATGGCGAACAAAGCATCTGA
- a CDS encoding twin arginine-targeting protein translocase TatB — MPDIGFLELLILGTASLLVLGPERLPKAAHTAGLWIGKIKRTVSGMQREINAQLEAEELRQKLDEQQKKLDESLGRVKRDVERYAEPDSGTPPKGDAQHSPAAADQDEAPAASERLDKALASKARRDSVGSEQATPSSPPSDKDSPSR, encoded by the coding sequence ATGCCTGATATCGGCTTTCTCGAACTGCTGATCCTCGGCACCGCCAGCCTGCTGGTACTGGGCCCCGAACGCTTGCCCAAGGCGGCACACACCGCTGGCCTGTGGATCGGCAAGATCAAGCGCACCGTGTCGGGCATGCAGCGCGAGATCAACGCCCAGCTCGAGGCGGAAGAGCTGCGCCAGAAACTCGATGAACAGCAGAAGAAGCTCGACGAGAGCCTGGGCAGGGTCAAGCGCGACGTGGAGCGCTACGCCGAGCCCGATAGCGGCACGCCGCCCAAGGGTGACGCCCAGCACAGCCCCGCCGCAGCCGACCAGGATGAGGCGCCTGCCGCCAGCGAGCGGTTGGACAAGGCGCTGGCGAGCAAGGCGCGGCGCGACTCGGTGGGCTCCGAGCAGGCCACCCCATCATCGCCCCCCAGTGACAAGGATTCGCCCTCACGATGA
- a CDS encoding Sec-independent protein translocase TatA — protein sequence MLGGISIWQLLIVLGIIILVFGTKKLRNVGGDLGGAVKGFKKAMHAEDEKESDSPQPQGQLDHEPSSPAYDIKAGYRAKAQGERK from the coding sequence ATGTTAGGCGGCATCAGTATCTGGCAGCTGTTAATCGTACTCGGCATTATCATCCTGGTGTTCGGTACCAAGAAGCTGCGCAACGTCGGCGGCGACCTGGGCGGTGCCGTCAAGGGCTTCAAGAAGGCCATGCACGCCGAAGATGAAAAAGAAAGTGATAGCCCCCAGCCTCAGGGTCAGCTTGACCATGAACCCTCAAGCCCAGCCTACGACATCAAGGCCGGGTACAGAGCCAAGGCACAAGGCGAGCGCAAGTAA